TGCATGTTATTTTTAACCCGGTGGTGTATTTCCCTTAACAAATCCTCTTTTTCTTCCAGGGACTTCTTAAGTTTCATTTCAGCCATTTTACGTTCGGTAACATCTTCGGAAATACCTAAAAGATAATTAGGGTGGCCATTTTCGTCAAGGAGGGGAATTTTCTTGGTGTGTAAGATTCTTTCACCTTGGTACCGGGTGTGTATGGTTTCTTCAATGATATCGTGAAGTTCCTTTTTATGGAGAACTTCCCTATCATTTTGGGTGTAGAAATCAGCTTCTTCCCTGGTGAAAAAATCATAATCAGTTTTACCAATTAATTCATCCCTCTCATAACCCCAGATAAACTCCACTGCCCGGTTCACTCGTTCAAATTTAAGTTCATCTGCGGATTTTACGAAGATCATGTCGGGTATGTTCTCGATGATGTTCTCTAAAAACTGTTCATTTTCCCTTAAGGCCATTTCCCTTAATTTAAGATCAGTGATATCTTCTAAAACTAGAGCTATTCCATCTATCTTCCCATCCGTTCTCATTAAACTGTAATTGGCTTTAACAAATTTCCTTTCACCCCTCTTATTGACATATTTCCATTCAGAGGGAATAGGTTTACCTGTCAAAATATTCTTAAAGGCAACTAAAGCTTCATTTAAACTTATCTTCAAGCTGGGAACTATTTGAACCAGGTTTTTACCTATTATATCCTCTTTGAATCCAGTTAATTCTAAGGCTTTGGGATTGATTTCAATAACTGTGCCCTTTTTATTAAACAAAGTTATTCCTTCGGCCGCAGTTTCAATCACGTACCTGTATTTCTGCTCACTTTCCCTTAATTCTTCTTCAGCCTTTTTACGTTCAGTTACATCCTCACTGAATATTATAATGCCCCCGATAACATCGGGTGAGGAGTACCATGGGTGTATTTCCCATCGGAGGTACTGAACGCTTCCATCGGCACGTACAAAGGCATCTTCATCAGCACGCTCAACAGAACCAGCCAGAGCACGTTGGTGTATTTTTTTCCAGTGCTCGGTGATTTCTGGAAAGATATCGTAATGGGATCTGCCGAGGATTTCCCCATCACCCAGATTAAAATCTTCAATCCAGCGCTGACTGGCAGCAATGTACTGCATCTTTGGATCAAACATGGCAATGGCCACCGGGGCACTATCAATAAAGTGCCGGAACTCCTCATCACGCTTTTTCAAAACCCTATTTACAGCTTTTAACTCTTCTTCAGCTCTTTTACGTTCTGAAATGTCTTCACTGAAGATTATGATGCCACCGATCTCACCGGGAAATGAATACCAGGGATGTACTTCCCATCGGAGGTACTGAACGCTTCCATCGGCACGTACAAAGGCATCTTCATCAGCACGCTCAATAGAACCAGCCAGAGCACGACGGTGAACTTTTTTCAATTTATCGGGGATCTCGGGGAAGATATCGTAATGGGATCTGCCAAGAAGTTCCTGGCCATACAGATTATAATCTTCGATCCAGCGCTGACTGGCAGCAATGTACTGCATCTTTGGATCAAACATGGCAATGGCCACCGGGGCACTATCAATAAAGTGCCGGAACTCCTCATCACGTTTCATCAAAGCCCGGTTAATGGCTTTTAACTCTTCTTCTGCCTTTTTAATTGCGGTGATATCACGAACTAAACCCATGACAAGTTTTTCCTGTTTAATTTCCACGGCAGCAAAGTGTATCTCCACTGGAAAAACAGTACCATCCTTCCGTTTCTGGTGACCATAGAGAGTGAAAGGTTCTCCCGGCTTTATCTCCCTCCATTCCTTCCTGGCGCTTTCCAGCTCAAAGTCCTGTTCTATTTCCATCACATTCATCCTTAGTAATTCTTCCCGGCTGTATCCCAGGCTTTCCACGGATTGCTGGTTAACATCCCTAATATTACCCTTCATATCATGGACAAAAAGAGCATCGGCTGCATTTTCTACCAAACCCCGAAATTTCTGTTCACTCTCTTTTAATTCCATTTCCAACTTTTTACGTTGAGTAATATCCTTAAAAGTTCCAAAAACAGCAATTACTTTCCCTTCATCATCAGTTATAATAGATGGGCTTAAAATAACCGGGAATTTTTCCCCATTTTTTCTTTTAAAAGTCAGTTCAACTTCCTTTAGATTTCCTTTCAACACTTCTTCCAGAGTAGCCTGAATATCGTGAGCTTTTTCTTCAGGCCAGTAAGGGTGAGGAAGACCGGTTCCAATTAATTCCTCCCGGGAAAATCCAGTCATCTGACACAGGGCAGGGTTAACATCTAAATGAACCCCATTTTTATCTAAAATTGAAAATCCATCACCCATGGATTTGATGATATTTTCGTTGAATTCTTTACTTGCAATTAATTCTTCCTCTACCTGCTTACGGTCAGTGATATCAATGGATAGAATGAAAATACCTTCGGGTACCGGGAAAACGCGCAGATCAAACCATCGGCCAGTGCCATCGGGGTAAATGAAGTAATTTTCCATATGATTTGATTCACCTTCCTCCATGGTTTTTTCTAACATCCAGAACATTTCAGTTTCATCAATACCGGGATAGACCTCCATCATGGTGTGACCAATTAAAGCTTCCCTCTCCAGTTGGGCATGGTGGAGGGCAGCATCGTTTACATAGATATAACGCCAATCAGGACTGATGATCTGGCATCCTTCCATCATGTTATCCAGGGCGTTTTGATATTTTTCATTACCCCCGCTGGGGTGAGCCACACCCGGGTCTTGGGTTTTTAAATGATTAAGATTCCTTTTTTCACTTTTTTTAAGTTCTTCTCGAGTAATAGCCAGTTCAATGGCGTATTTCAGCTCTCGATCCCGATATGGTTTGAGTAGATATGCATCTTGCGCTAAAGATTCAATCTTTTTAATATTCTCTTCCGTTAAATCTCCCACTAACAGCAAAACAGGAAAATCAAGTTTGAATATTTCCAAAAGAGCATCAAAAGCGGTGCTATCCCCCTTAAAAACAACATCTAACAAAATAAGATCAGGCCTTAACTCTGATGCCTTTTCAACTACATCTTCCCCCCGGCCTAGATGGTGAACTGAATAACCAAAGGATTCCAGTGTTGTATTTATATCCCGGGCCTCAGTGGAATCATCTTTTACCAAGAGGATTCTAACACTTACCATAATTTTAGTATGTATTTATTAATATTTGTTTTTTTGTGGCATGGGAAATTTTCAGTGAATGGAATATTCATTTATAAAAAATGGAGTACAATTATCAGCCTACTAAAATGATGGTAGATTCCACCACATTTTGATAAAAATGTTTTAATTTTTAGATGAAAATAAAGGTTTATATGGGTTGATATGTAAGTCAGTACTGTAATTACAGTTGTTTATGTAAGTAAGTACTTATAAATGCTTATTTATGTAAGTAAGCACTGTACTTACAGTAATT
The nucleotide sequence above comes from Methanobacterium formicicum. Encoded proteins:
- a CDS encoding PAS domain S-box protein, whose protein sequence is MVKDDSTEARDINTTLESFGYSVHHLGRGEDVVEKASELRPDLILLDVVFKGDSTAFDALLEIFKLDFPVLLLVGDLTEENIKKIESLAQDAYLLKPYRDRELKYAIELAITREELKKSEKRNLNHLKTQDPGVAHPSGGNEKYQNALDNMMEGCQIISPDWRYIYVNDAALHHAQLEREALIGHTMMEVYPGIDETEMFWMLEKTMEEGESNHMENYFIYPDGTGRWFDLRVFPVPEGIFILSIDITDRKQVEEELIASKEFNENIIKSMGDGFSILDKNGVHLDVNPALCQMTGFSREELIGTGLPHPYWPEEKAHDIQATLEEVLKGNLKEVELTFKRKNGEKFPVILSPSIITDDEGKVIAVFGTFKDITQRKKLEMELKESEQKFRGLVENAADALFVHDMKGNIRDVNQQSVESLGYSREELLRMNVMEIEQDFELESARKEWREIKPGEPFTLYGHQKRKDGTVFPVEIHFAAVEIKQEKLVMGLVRDITAIKKAEEELKAINRALMKRDEEFRHFIDSAPVAIAMFDPKMQYIAASQRWIEDYNLYGQELLGRSHYDIFPEIPDKLKKVHRRALAGSIERADEDAFVRADGSVQYLRWEVHPWYSFPGEIGGIIIFSEDISERKRAEEELKAVNRVLKKRDEEFRHFIDSAPVAIAMFDPKMQYIAASQRWIEDFNLGDGEILGRSHYDIFPEITEHWKKIHQRALAGSVERADEDAFVRADGSVQYLRWEIHPWYSSPDVIGGIIIFSEDVTERKKAEEELRESEQKYRYVIETAAEGITLFNKKGTVIEINPKALELTGFKEDIIGKNLVQIVPSLKISLNEALVAFKNILTGKPIPSEWKYVNKRGERKFVKANYSLMRTDGKIDGIALVLEDITDLKLREMALRENEQFLENIIENIPDMIFVKSADELKFERVNRAVEFIWGYERDELIGKTDYDFFTREEADFYTQNDREVLHKKELHDIIEETIHTRYQGERILHTKKIPLLDENGHPNYLLGISEDVTERKMAEMKLKKSLEEKEDLLREIHHRVKNNM